The genomic interval GGCTGAGACCTGGTACAAGGCCAAGGTGAGTGCATTGGAGTGGCATTAGCGCTCAGTACTTTATCAACGCAGGGTATTGATTTTTGAAATGGGCACTAACTAGAGCCTCCATATTACATAAACCTGTCGGTCCTTAACAGTTTGAAGAGATGCAGTCCTCTGCTGGCCAATATGGTAATGACCTGCGCACAACCAAGTCAGAGATCGCAGAGCTCAACCGCATGATCAGCCGTCTAACAAGTGAGATTGAGGCAGTCAAAGGACAAGTGAGTTAACTTCACTTTTGCTCTCCCCACCAAATATTCCATCATCAACAAACCTCCACTTGACTGACTTATGCTTCTTTGTTGTGATGCAGCGCGCCAGCCTTGAGGCCCAGATTGCAGAGGCTGAGGAGCGTGGTGAGATGGCAGTGAAGGATGCCAGGCTGCGGATCAGGGACCTCGAGGTGGCCCTCCAGAACGCCAAGCAGGACATGGCCCGCCAGGTGCGCGAGTACCAGGAGCTGATGAACGTCAAACTGGCCCTCGACATTGAGATCGCCACCTACAGGAAACTGCTGGAAGGAGAGGAGTCCAGGTAAACATATCCAACATAGTGCACATACTAATTATCCGTATAATCAGTAAATGTGTATAGTATAATAGTAGTCCCAACATAATAATAGTCCAAAATCTGGCCTAAAAAATGATCTGGCCATTGTTAGGTATCAACAACAATGACAAATCCTAATCCACCTTCCCTTCCACAGAATTGGTGGTGCCTCTGCAACCGTTCACGTTCAGGAGACCTCAGCTGCTGGTGGTAGGTAGAATTCCTCATTTCAGGACTGCATAAGAATCCAGGAAATGAATAATACTGTGTGTTGGCTGCACTCTCTTTTTGCTGCTCTTGCATTTAACTAAATCAAATGTTTTGCAGGAGGCGGTGGCCTGGCCCTTGGTGGTGGCGGAGGATTTGGCTACGGTGGTGGTGCTGGAATTGGCAGCGGTGGTGGCGGAGGATTCGGCTACGGTGGTGCCGGCATGGGCATCGGAATTGGCGGCGGCGGTGCTGGATTCGGCTACGGTGGTGGTGCCGGCATGGGCATCAAAATTGGAGGTGGCAGCAGCATGTCCATGTCTCAATCCTCCAGCTCCAACATGCGCTACCCCTATTGATAACATCCTCCAGCTCCAACATGCGCTACCCCTATTGATAACATCCTCCACCTCCAACATCCTCCACCTCCAACATGCGCTACCCCTATTGATAACATCCTGAGCAACAAGTGTTCTTTTTGAAGCATTTCCAAACACGGGCCCATGGAGCTTCAGAAACAACTCAAAGTGATATCCTGGCCCTCAATGAATAAAGTAATtgtttgatagcctacagtatgcataGTCATCTTTTATTCTGTTCTCTACATTTCTCCTGGGATAATGGGCCTTGCAGAGAGCTTTGTAGGCAGCTCTCTGTTATCACTCACTTCTCCATGTGTCCCTGCAACCGCTGATCTTGACCAGATTTAGGATGTGTCATGTACAACAAGTGAAAACACTGAATAAATCTTGGTCCTATATAAAGTATCCCTTTGTTGTTGGTTATTTGTGCTCACATTCACTTGTATTACActgagaaaacaaaagaaaacaaaacttgGGAAGGCAAGGTGTTGTGGAGATGAGGGTACACCTTCAAATGAAATCTCAATTAAATTCAGCAATATTGGGGTATTGTCCATGTTTGGTGctggtgaaagagaaagaatcaTTTGgaaggaaataaaaaaacacatgggAAACCAATGCTATCAAACATGCTATCAAACACCTCAAACATCAAACATCTGAAATCATGCAAAGTCGCTTGAAATGCacacaaataacagaaatagactttcaaatgcacacaaataacagaaatatgtTGTTGGCAGTGTTAAGACCTGTTACTGTACACTCGTAGAGACAGACCTGTGTTGAAAGTGCCATATAGAAATCTGGTATGAAATAGTGCACATACGATTTTGCTACTTGTTCCTCTTTGTTTTGACTCTGCTTCATGTCGtgtcttttcttctccctcAACACATTAGAAAGCTTGTGAAAATAAGAAGCTACCTAGGCACTCAAGTGAAAAACGTTTCACTTGTGGCTGCCTATGTTTGCCATTGGTTAATTGATGATCTAATGTCTCACACTTGTTTACCCACTCATATTGAAGTTTTAAACAGACATGTCTCAGAGATTGTTCACTTCCTGACGAAGGCTTTTGACCTGAAACGCGTCAAAGTGTTTTTTAATATTGATCTGCCCATGAAATAGTCATTTTAAACTTTTTTCACTTGATGAGTGCCTAGGCATCTTCTTAAGATCACCATCTCAACAACAAAGACTTATCGTTTAATAGCTTTTTTACATTAGAAAGCTTCTTAGGTGAAATATAACACTAAAGTAATCCATGTTATACATATTTCGCCACCTTCCTAAAATAATGGCATAAGTCATTTTATTCAGgttttgtttagaaaacacaAAAAGGTTAACCAAAAATAGACTATGTGCACGAAAGGCTCTTCCTGTAGACTTATGTATTTCCGGTGGAGCGTTAACTGTGTTATAACGAtatcttctgttatattctgctccttcaCTCCaacactgaatatcttgtttgcccaataacaacaattttaacacacgcataaatccttctttTTCATAACCTGCTGATTCCCTagtgcaacacccaaccggTCTGTGTAGACACTTATTACATTAACAACAGTGGCAGGTTCAAACACCTGGCTCCAACGAAAACAAACAAGCGCAGAGTGTTTCTTTTTGtgcatgtagcctattgaaagATGTAGGCAAAACAAATTGTCAAAAAAATTACTTATGCCATTATTTTAGGAAGGTGACGATTTGCATATAacatatggttatggttatggttaggtTATGGtatagcagacgcttttgtccaaagcgagaTATCTGTGCTTAGTAATCATACGGAAGCAACATCAAGAAGGGCCACATTATAGTTGTGTCTGCCAGTCACTGGGCACAACAACCCCTCATAAATCAGTAAATTAAGATCAATAACAGTCAATTTAAATTCAAACCATTTAATTTGTGATTATTCCACATTGTTCAGTGCAGATGCTTTATTATTGATACATCACAATTAACAAGTTATATCATGCTCTCATGTCCTTTTGTTACATACATACGTTCACTGCTTAGAGAACAGTGACATCTTGTGGTTGTAACACATGAAAGAACAAACAGGTGACACATCTCTAAAAAAAGAACACTTGTAAAATATTCTCTCTATATTGTGGCTGGCAAGTAAAGTCAGGTGAACAAGTGAATATAGCCATATGTTTCATATATCTTACATCCAGTGATGGGCAATAGCTTGGTACTTGTAGCGAAGCTACTAGCTTAactacatttttcagtagcttGGTGGTAGCGTAGCTATTCTGAAGCAGACAGCTTTTCAATTTGTTTTTTGACCATGTAGTGCAGTAGCTTTTACAGAAGCTACATTTTCCAGAGCATTTGTGGAGCTCACAGTAAAACTTCCTTCTGGCCACCCATACATGCAAGTTCAGTTTTATTCTATGGATCTGACAAACATGACATTTGTCCAACTAAATCTGAGAAGAGACAGGCATTGGTCCTTTATTGCACTACATTGTCTGGGAAACATTTAGGCTACTCTATTCGGTGTAAATTTGTAAAACAAACTCATTTTTTATGGCAGAGCTGAAGCAACGAAATTGTGCTTGCAAAGATGTTGGTGGTAGAGTCTGGTTTCTACTGTGTGGTTATAAAATTGGCTGTCAAtttttttgcattcattttAACTTGCACATGGTAGAGATAAACTGACTGGGTAGCCTAATTGTACTTATACATGTCAGCCAAGTGTAATTAAACTGAGATAATCAAGAGAAGGTGAAActtttacaggcaaaaatcCACCAAACAATGAAGatgcaaacatgcatgcacgcacagttACATAGTGTATTTCTTTGCTATTGTACTTCAAATATAGTTAAGGAGTTTTGAGTTAGCTTGCAGTTGATCCTGCAAGCTTAATGCAAATTGAGTATGCCCATGGACCCAATGCACTCTCCCTCAGTACCTGCCTTTTTGTGGACTCTTTTTTCCCCAAATTGATTTTGGAGCTGTGAGAGTAACCATCAAGGGTTATTGTATTTGAACTGAACATATGTTATAGCCTACATGTGTAAATAAAGGTAAGTTACTGTATCTGTTTGGCTAAGTTATATTGGCTAGGTCTTTCAAAAAGCACTGACTTGGCATGAAGCTGGTTTAATTTTTTTGCTTATGTTAATTTTTTGTAAAAATACAAAGTAGCTTCTGATATAGTAAACTACTTTTGCGAAATGTATGTAACTTAGCTAGCTACATTTTGTCTAGAGGAAGCTTTTGTGTAAGCTTCATTTCATATGGAGTAACTGGTAGCTTAGCTCACTACATTTTCTAAGTAGCTTGCCCATCACTGCTTATACATCTATTCAATATCTTGCTAGTTTTTTGGTCTGAGAAAGAGCCAATTATAGTTTTCAATAAAAAGTCTATATGACTATAATGAATGTTTCATATGTCAATCTATCACGTCAGTTTGTCATCCGATTTCAAACTGATGGACTCAAGAGACCCATGTGTGTATGCTTCTAGGTATAATGTTTTACAGCATTTCAAGAGGTGAGATATAAAACATGACAGTAATAGACTGACATAATCTAGAAACTGTACTGTGTTCCATAAACCCATCCTGAAAACAAAAATAGACCTAACCTATTGAAAACTGCAGCCGTACTGTGGTGCTATGTTGCGGTCTCCCTGGGGTtgttggggtcaaaggtcattatGTCCATGTGGATAAGACCTGAAAATCAATCATGCATACATAACCATGAAACACATAAAAATGACAATTTCTACTAatcctacacatacatacatacattaaattGTATGTTATAGTGTAATATAATCTTACTGAGTGTTATAGTGTAATATAATCTTACTCTTCCATTCACTTGTGTCCAACTCCAGGCTCTCAAACGAGTCATCATATGGGGGGGACTCCGGCTCGGTCTCTGGGTCATGGAACTCCGACAGGTAAGGGTGGGAGAGGCCCTCTGCAACAGTCATCCTGGCCTCGGGGTCCAGCAGCAACATGGCCTCCAGCATGTCCACCgctagagagaaaaagagaggggggtgagcAGGAATGAagtgagaaaggaagagagtggCCTTGAGGAAAAAATCCAAGAAGGTTCttcatcataaacatctcaacTTTACTCAGTGAAGGAACCCTGTGTCTATTCATGGTATTTTGAGTCCTGAAtctggtgtgtgcatgttccaATGACAACTATCAACTAACATAACcgacataggcctacaactgTACAGATCTAGCTATCTACTGGAATGACCAAAAGACCCACATTTTGTGAAACTGCTTTTTGCACACAGTTGGGAACAATTATGATTATGACCGAAAGTTCTGACTAACCTTTAGCATCCATGGAGGGGAAGACCTCCCTGAAGTCTTTCTTCTTTTGAAGGGGTAGGGACTGCACATATGAGCGTGCCTGCATGTTTATAACAGAAAGGATGGATCTATCAATGTATGATACATGCATTAACCCAATCATCATTAAACCCTGAAGTGACTAATATTAGAGCAAGAGCTATTGTGTTTTTGTAGATTCAAACTTGGTTTTAAAATCTTTTCCACAATTGTAAACCTAACTACTAATAAACGTAtatgtaataaataaaaatatgaatTGAGGGAAAGGGgcaaaaagagaaagatgacAAAATTATACATTAAGTTCCAAATCTTTAAATTACCAATGAAATGGATTACTCCAAAAAATGGATTACAATAGGGATTATATTTTAAGGATATTAATATATTCTGGCAATTCACAGATCATATCTTATGAAACACTTTACAACAATTGAGCAATACAGTGAAGATGAGTGGGGTCCATAAAAGATAACTGTGAAGTCCAGTAAATCCTAATAAGTGTAATCAACATTAATCAAATCAATTGTGTTACTAATCTCAGGAGAGCTTCTACACATGCATGTATCTGCTGCCCACTGAACAGTAAGGAAGAgtacatcttcactctgcatcTTCTGGATCAGGGAGGGCTGAGGGGTTCCTGTCATTTTCAGGATCTTCTTCAGCTGATCAATGCCTGAGTGTGGATGTCAAGGAGGACAAAGCACTGACACACGTAAGTacatgaacacatgcacacacatgcatacatactgtaggctaaacGGTGCTCTATGACGCCAGTAAGCATCCTTACTTGAGATTGTGCTCATACATGTACGCACACGGGCAcacgcacactaacacacacacacacacacacacacacacacacacacgcacacgcacacacacacgcacacacacacacaccaggtttaTGTGTATCTATACTGTATGCTTCTGTCGGTGTGATGCAAGACAAGTTAAAGGATACTATCGCTGCCAGGAAAGAGCACCTGGCCAGTGATCATCTCAGCCAGAATGCACGCTGCAGACCACACGTCCACTGTACAGAAGGAGCCACCGTGAAACAACATGAGATGGGTATGACTGGCAGCACGGTCAGAAAAACAACATGAGATGGGTATGACTGGCAGCACGGTCAGAGAAACAACATGAGATGGGCACGACTGGCAGCACGGTCAGAGAAAGAACATGAGATGGGTATGACTGGCAGCACGGTCagagaaacatttttttttgcaagaAAGTGACATTCAAAGTCACACTTTAAATTTGCCACAGTACCACAATTGCAACAGGTGTGACTTCTTTTACCTTCCGAGGTTTTTCTGTCTATAGCACCATCCTCACCAATGTtcactaataataatatgtgtgtgttaaggaaACTAGAACAGCAACAAAGTTTTATGATATCAAAACATAAGGTTGTCAGGGCAACGTTTCTTTAACACGTAAGTAGAAATGCAACAAATGTGAACAAACTGTTTCCATCTACTTTAATCATTATACACCTAGGTAAATCAAGAGTTAATCAACTCCCTGTAGAGAACCTATTTTTATGTTCATCAGAAGATCATATGCTCTTTTCAAGTATTTCCAGTAAGGATTTCTTATTCGAATGGTCAAAATGTGCAGTAAAACGTGGAATGGAAACCCATTCTGTCTCCAATTCACACAGCCAGGATTGTGCATGAGCATGGACTTATTTAAAGCATACTGGACATACAGCGAGGAGCAATGTGCTGACTGTCACACAAATGTATTAGCTCATAGGCCGCGCCTCTAAATGCTCAAACTGACACACTTTAAGACATGCTAGGAACATTTTACTTACGAAGCTGTAATGCAATGTTGTCAAAAGAACatcagattatttttttttactaaaaatTAACTAGAATAAAAAGGAAATAAATCCCTCAACAGGTGAAACATATACAGGGATGGTGTCAATGGGCCTCAGCTCTCACCTGTTTGACTGTAGTGCATCCAGTTGAAGATGACCTCTGGAGCCCTATACCAGCGTGTCACCACATACCCGGTCATCTCAGTCTCTGTGTGGCGAGCCAAACCAAAATCCAGGATCTACCAAAGGAGGGAATGAATAGCCATTCATGAATACAAAACACTTTTCAATTTATTCAAAACTTATTTAAGTCCTGGGATTTGCTTCACTATAATAATACACTCTATTACAACACCATTTGTGTATTAGTATACTAATTACCATGATACACCCTATTAGGTAATATTATATTCAACCACTGTCCTCTCAGAATTTTACCTTTAATTCACAATTTTCATCGACAGCCAGGTTACCAGGTTTGAGATCCTATAAGACAAGCATTTTAAATTTGCGTCTGCATAACAAAATATTACATTTTCCATTACaaccaaaaaagttgggacggtaGGTAAAACGTGAATATAAACACTATTTGATAATCCTGTATATCCATAATTAGTTGCAAAAagaacatagacaacatatcataATTATGTCAAAAACGGGAACAAGTTGCATAATGCTAAAGAAAACACAAAGACATTTCACAACTAACACAGTTTACTGGCACCATGATTGGCTATAAAAATAGAATTCCAGAGAGGCAGAATCTCTAAGAAGTAGAGATGtggaggtattcatcactctgtatAAAACTGTGTGGGCAAATAATACAACAACACTGTACGAATAATGCTCCTCAAAGTAAAATGGGCCTCTGGGCCTCAGATGGCTCTGCATTGAAAACAGACTTGTTTCTGCTATGAAGCATATTGCACGGGCTCAGGAAAACtttgataaccattgtctatgaacAGAGTTTGGGGCTCCATCCACAAATACTGATCTGGGCCTGAGCTCATTTCAGCGAAAAGTGAAAACTGTCCAGTGATTAGACCAGCAAAAAtttgttaatttttttttaatcatggaCCCTGCATCCTTcggggctaaagaggagagagaccaTCCAACTTGTTATTAGTGTATACAGTTCAAAAGCCAGCATCTATGATGGTTTAAGGGGGTAATAGTGCCTCCGGCATTTGTAGTTTGCACATCTTGAAAGGCAAAATTAACGCTGAATGATATTTTCTAGTTTTGACCAACATACAGTATGCTGCAATCCAGATAGTTTCTCTGTTTCAACACTTGATGTGCTGTGTTTGCGCTATTCTCTCTAAATTGAATACACAGTGTGGTTTAGATGTTTTACAATCACTTGATGTGCTGTGTTTGCGCTATTCTCTCTAAATTGAATACACCGTGTGGTTTAGATGTTTTACAATCACTTGATGTGCTGTGTTTGCGCTATTCTCTCTAAATTGAATACACCGTGTGGTTTAGA from Alosa alosa isolate M-15738 ecotype Scorff River chromosome 4, AALO_Geno_1.1, whole genome shotgun sequence carries:
- the zgc:171775 gene encoding STKc_p38 domain-containing protein; the encoded protein is MSSPGKAGFHIFEIQKTTWDVPERYTSLQSIGSGAYGTVCSAIDQKTKEKVAIKKLYRPFESLIFAKRAYREVRLLRHIQHDNVISLLNIFTPDSTLEKFQTFYMVMPFVAQDLGHIMKRKRLTDRIIIYLFYQILRGLKYIHSAGIIHRDLKPGNLAVDENCELKILDFGLARHTETEMTGYVVTRWYRAPEVIFNWMHYSQTVDVWSAACILAEMITGQVLFPGSDSIDQLKKILKMTGTPQPSLIQKMQSEDARSYVQSLPLQKKKDFREVFPSMDAKAVDMLEAMLLLDPEARMTVAEGLSHPYLSEFHDPETEPESPPYDDSFESLELDTSEWKSLIHMDIMTFDPNNPRETAT